One stretch of Chloroflexota bacterium DNA includes these proteins:
- a CDS encoding oxidoreductase, translating to MQSFRALVVDKAENGVSLAVREWSADRLMPGDVTIRVEYSSINYKDGLAVRADGRVVRGYPLIPGIDLAGEVIASNADSVAVGSKAIVHGYDTGVAHHGGLAEIARVPAGWVVPLPAGLTTRQAMALGTAGFTAALSVARLEAAGLTPAAGPVIVTGASGGVGSTAIDILAARGYAVAASTGSADAHAFLRDLGATEILGRAETSAESGRPLERSRWAGAVDAVGGSTLAYLLRTLQYGGSIAISGNAGGVEFTSTVFPFILRAVNVLGIDSVMVPLPARIALWERLATDLRPPHLDSAIVREITLAEAPSVLERIVGGGIQGRTVVRTST from the coding sequence GTGCAGTCGTTCCGCGCGCTGGTCGTCGATAAGGCCGAGAACGGCGTCAGCCTGGCCGTCCGCGAGTGGTCGGCTGACCGCCTGATGCCCGGCGACGTGACGATTCGCGTCGAGTACTCGTCGATCAACTACAAGGATGGGCTGGCCGTTCGAGCCGATGGGCGGGTGGTCCGCGGCTACCCGCTGATCCCGGGCATCGACCTGGCCGGCGAGGTCATCGCCAGCAACGCTGACTCGGTGGCCGTGGGCAGCAAGGCGATCGTGCACGGGTACGATACCGGCGTCGCCCATCATGGCGGGCTGGCCGAGATCGCCCGAGTGCCGGCCGGCTGGGTCGTGCCGTTGCCGGCCGGGCTGACCACACGGCAGGCGATGGCGCTCGGCACGGCCGGCTTCACGGCGGCGCTGTCGGTGGCCCGGCTCGAAGCGGCCGGCCTGACCCCGGCGGCCGGACCGGTCATCGTGACGGGGGCGTCGGGCGGCGTCGGTTCGACCGCTATCGACATCCTGGCGGCGCGCGGCTACGCCGTGGCCGCCAGCACTGGCTCGGCCGATGCCCACGCCTTCCTGCGCGATCTCGGCGCGACCGAGATTCTGGGCCGCGCAGAGACCAGCGCTGAGAGCGGCCGGCCACTCGAGCGCAGTCGCTGGGCCGGCGCGGTTGACGCCGTGGGCGGCTCTACGCTCGCCTACCTGCTGCGGACCTTGCAGTACGGCGGCAGCATCGCCATCAGCGGCAATGCCGGCGGCGTGGAGTTCACCTCCACGGTGTTCCCGTTCATCCTTCGGGCCGTCAACGTCCTCGGCATCGACTCGGTGATGGTCCCGCTGCCCGCGCGGATCGCGCTGTGGGAGCGGCTGGCGACCGATCTACGGCCGCCCCACCTGGACTCGGCCATTGTGCGTGAGATCACGCTTGCGGAGGCGCCGTCGGTACTGGAGCGGATCGTCGGCGGGGGCATTCAGGGACGGACCGTGGTCCGCACATCTACCTGA
- a CDS encoding AAA family ATPase encodes MRQPAEVRCAAELAALQSADRGARPPGWQLSPRAVETFILGSREAVPGPNGPVQVQPKFVGDRRLVQVAIATLASDRALMLAGEPGTAKSWLSEHLSAAISGTSQLVVQGTAGTTEEQVKYSWNYALLIAEGPTRRALVESPVLRGMQQGQVVRLEELTRCAAEVQDALISVLSEKQVAIPELHEVVPARRGFAAIATANTRDRGVNEMSSALKRRFNFVTIPVVADIEQEVALVERRSGELLADLGVPAAVPRDLIRLLATVFSELRRGQTVDGKAKVKSPSTVLSTAELISVVADGALVGSFFGVGGQGQPTVQDCVGALVGTVAKENQADLAVLQEYLETVAKTRSERLWRDLYAAGHDLLGR; translated from the coding sequence GTGCGGCAGCCGGCCGAGGTGCGGTGCGCCGCCGAGCTGGCGGCGCTCCAGTCAGCCGACCGTGGTGCGCGGCCGCCCGGGTGGCAGCTCTCGCCGCGAGCCGTCGAGACGTTCATCCTCGGCAGCCGCGAGGCCGTTCCTGGTCCCAACGGTCCCGTCCAGGTGCAGCCGAAGTTCGTCGGGGACCGGCGGCTGGTACAGGTGGCCATCGCGACGCTGGCTTCGGATCGGGCGCTGATGCTGGCCGGCGAGCCGGGAACGGCCAAGTCGTGGCTGTCAGAGCACCTGTCGGCGGCCATCTCGGGGACGTCGCAGCTCGTGGTGCAGGGCACGGCCGGCACCACTGAGGAGCAGGTCAAATACTCCTGGAACTACGCGCTCCTGATCGCCGAGGGGCCGACGCGTCGGGCGCTGGTGGAAAGTCCCGTGCTGCGCGGCATGCAGCAGGGGCAGGTCGTGCGGCTGGAGGAGCTGACGCGGTGCGCTGCCGAGGTGCAGGACGCCCTGATCTCGGTGCTGTCCGAGAAGCAGGTGGCGATTCCGGAGCTGCACGAGGTGGTGCCGGCCCGACGTGGGTTCGCCGCGATCGCCACGGCCAACACCCGCGACCGGGGCGTCAACGAGATGTCGTCGGCGCTAAAGCGGCGGTTCAACTTCGTGACCATCCCCGTCGTGGCGGACATCGAGCAAGAAGTGGCACTGGTCGAGCGGCGCAGCGGCGAGCTGCTGGCCGACCTTGGCGTGCCGGCCGCCGTGCCGCGCGATCTGATCCGCTTGCTGGCAACGGTGTTCTCGGAGCTGCGGCGCGGCCAGACGGTTGACGGCAAGGCGAAGGTCAAGTCGCCGTCAACGGTCCTCAGTACCGCCGAGCTGATCTCGGTGGTGGCGGACGGCGCGCTCGTCGGGTCATTCTTCGGAGTGGGCGGGCAGGGACAGCCAACGGTGCAGGACTGCGTCGGAGCGCTGGTCGGGACGGTCGCCAAGGAGAACCAGGCCGATCTCGCGGTGCTCCAGGAGTATCTGGAGACGGTGGCGAAGACGCGATCCGAGCGGCTCTGGCGCGACCTGTACGCGGCCGGCCACGATCTGCTCGGCCGGTAG
- a CDS encoding haloacid dehalogenase, giving the protein MLEDIERWARSEFETKNAAREQALAHSRELTRTCANTIRAVHRRDFEQAQTLLNAARTLSERLTADLAPHPDLFYTGYVQDAQKEFVEATYTLAMLSGSAFPEPLSLGVAAAPFLNGLAETVGELRRYVLDKLRRGELGGADELLQTMDDIYSLLVTIDYPDALTGGLRRTTDSTRGILERTRGDLTFALRQQELENSLARVEQSIRGAPRQGGPASEPLER; this is encoded by the coding sequence ATTCTCGAAGATATCGAACGCTGGGCACGGTCCGAGTTCGAGACCAAGAATGCCGCCCGTGAGCAGGCATTGGCCCACTCCCGCGAACTGACCCGAACCTGCGCCAACACGATTCGCGCCGTCCACCGCCGCGATTTCGAGCAGGCGCAGACGCTGCTGAACGCTGCCCGCACCCTCTCCGAGCGGCTGACGGCGGACCTTGCTCCCCACCCTGACCTGTTCTACACCGGCTACGTCCAGGACGCGCAGAAGGAGTTCGTCGAGGCGACGTACACGCTGGCGATGCTCAGCGGATCGGCCTTCCCCGAACCGCTGAGCCTCGGCGTGGCGGCCGCGCCGTTCCTGAACGGACTGGCGGAGACGGTCGGCGAGCTTCGCCGGTACGTCCTGGACAAGCTGCGGCGTGGAGAGCTTGGCGGGGCCGACGAGCTGCTCCAGACGATGGACGACATCTACAGCCTGCTGGTGACCATCGACTACCCTGACGCGCTGACCGGCGGCCTGCGGCGCACGACGGATTCGACGCGCGGCATCCTGGAGCGCACGCGCGGCGACCTGACGTTCGCGCTGCGGCAGCAGGAGCTGGAGAACTCGCTCGCTCGCGTCGAGCAGAGCATCCGGGGCGCGCCGCGGCAGGGTGGCCCGGCATCCGAGCCGTTAGAGAGGTAG